In one window of Fimbriimonadia bacterium DNA:
- a CDS encoding tetratricopeptide repeat protein yields the protein MEDSTRLRELQTRAKRLIDSGAHGEALAIIDQVIQEHPESAACHAIRGAALSRLGRAEESRAAFERAVLLEPNEARHHFNLASQLRGMGLMSEALEAAEQASALNPELPQLRELLGDLRMESPPSEDATYRGSAVEDVPSSAGNEAEPPPPPIMESAASAELADGEPLAIRKWNWGAFWLTGLWAISHRLYVAGIAIFLAHIVSLVVYGVITVQVIPPIVKHQVTVGTEMAPEDVERLMAPYAVPANIAQLLGLAALVAAIWFGASGNRWAWRARAFRDVDHFFVVQRLWMVWAWIVVGAAILLSCLFFIVIIASVASNLPLTPQGAE from the coding sequence ATGGAGGACTCGACCCGACTCCGAGAGCTACAGACTCGTGCTAAGAGGTTGATCGACAGCGGCGCCCATGGAGAGGCGCTCGCGATCATTGACCAGGTCATCCAGGAACATCCTGAGAGCGCAGCGTGTCATGCCATCCGAGGCGCGGCCCTGAGTCGGCTGGGGAGGGCCGAGGAGAGCCGCGCTGCGTTCGAGCGTGCCGTGCTCCTCGAGCCGAACGAGGCCCGTCACCACTTCAACCTGGCTTCGCAACTCCGCGGCATGGGTCTCATGAGTGAAGCGTTGGAAGCCGCCGAGCAGGCGTCGGCGCTGAACCCGGAACTGCCGCAACTTCGGGAACTGCTAGGGGACTTGCGCATGGAGTCACCGCCTTCCGAAGACGCGACGTACCGTGGGAGCGCAGTAGAGGACGTACCATCGTCGGCCGGCAACGAGGCGGAGCCACCGCCTCCGCCGATCATGGAGTCCGCTGCGAGCGCCGAGTTGGCCGACGGGGAGCCCCTGGCGATCCGGAAGTGGAACTGGGGCGCATTCTGGCTGACCGGGCTGTGGGCAATCAGCCACCGGCTGTACGTCGCCGGCATCGCCATCTTCCTCGCACACATCGTGTCGTTGGTGGTCTACGGCGTTATCACGGTGCAAGTCATCCCGCCGATCGTCAAGCACCAGGTGACTGTCGGCACGGAGATGGCTCCCGAGGACGTAGAACGGCTAATGGCCCCCTATGCAGTTCCAGCCAACATCGCCCAACTCCTCGGCTTGGCAGCGTTGGTAGCGGCCATTTGGTTCGGGGCGTCGGGCAACCGCTGGGCTTGGCGGGCTCGTGCGTTCCGAGACGTAGACCACTTTTTCGTGGTGCAGCGGCTGTGGATGGTCTGGGCATGGATCGTCGTTGGTGCGGCCATCTTGTTGAGCTGCCTGTTCTTCATCGTCATCATCGCCTCGGTCGCCTCTAACCTGCCATTGACGCCCCAAGGCGCGGAGTAG
- a CDS encoding ABC transporter substrate-binding protein has translation MKNAWGVWMVALALGVFAAGCGGPEEKSSDGDTIKVGLFTSLTGDSANWGQATKEAVTLAIDEANAAGGVLGKKLELLIEDDMSTPERSKTVSEKLVNEFGVVALLGEVASGNTKMGAEVAQKAGIPLISSASTRVDLAEIGPSFNRVCYTDDFQGAACARFALDRGWKNIALLIDRKNPYAEGLADSFRAYAKRKGANIVIEQYYQRGDAEFQSQLVKIKTANPQVVFLPGYHTEVVAIIRQARSIGLDVPFLGGDGWDNPELFQNAGKAIVGCFFSDHFTPDDPRPEAQAFVKAYQAKYGRRPEAIAALGYDSALVLIDAIKRAGTTEPEALKKAIRDTEGFRGATGVISIDDKGNARKPIVMIEIQPDGAFKAIQSVEWFDPTE, from the coding sequence ATGAAGAACGCATGGGGAGTTTGGATGGTTGCCCTGGCACTTGGTGTCTTCGCTGCGGGCTGTGGGGGCCCTGAGGAAAAGTCAAGCGACGGGGATACCATCAAGGTGGGTCTGTTCACCAGCTTGACGGGCGACAGCGCCAACTGGGGGCAGGCAACCAAGGAGGCGGTGACGCTAGCGATCGACGAAGCGAACGCGGCAGGCGGCGTCTTGGGGAAGAAGCTGGAGCTGCTCATCGAGGACGACATGAGCACACCGGAGCGCTCGAAGACCGTCTCGGAGAAGCTGGTCAACGAGTTCGGTGTGGTGGCGCTCTTGGGTGAGGTCGCTTCCGGCAATACCAAGATGGGCGCCGAAGTGGCGCAGAAGGCCGGGATCCCGCTCATCAGCTCGGCGTCTACGCGCGTGGACTTGGCCGAAATCGGCCCATCTTTCAACCGTGTGTGTTACACCGACGATTTCCAAGGCGCAGCGTGCGCGCGCTTCGCTCTGGATCGCGGATGGAAAAACATCGCGCTGCTGATCGATCGCAAGAACCCCTATGCCGAAGGGCTGGCCGACAGCTTCCGCGCGTATGCCAAGCGAAAAGGCGCGAACATCGTGATCGAGCAGTACTACCAGCGGGGCGACGCCGAGTTCCAGTCGCAGCTCGTGAAGATCAAGACCGCCAATCCGCAGGTGGTGTTTCTCCCCGGATACCACACCGAGGTGGTGGCTATCATTCGCCAGGCAAGGTCCATCGGGCTGGACGTGCCCTTCCTGGGAGGGGACGGCTGGGACAATCCGGAGCTGTTCCAGAATGCGGGAAAGGCCATCGTGGGTTGCTTCTTCTCCGACCACTTCACGCCGGACGATCCGAGACCCGAGGCGCAGGCTTTCGTGAAGGCGTACCAGGCAAAATACGGTAGGCGTCCCGAGGCTATCGCGGCACTAGGATACGACTCTGCACTCGTGCTGATTGATGCCATCAAGCGCGCGGGCACGACGGAGCCAGAGGCGTTGAAGAAGGCGATCCGCGACACGGAGGGCTTCCGGGGCGCGACGGGCGTGATCTCGATTGACGACAAAGGCAACGCGCGCAAGCCCATCGTGATGATTGAAATCCAACCGGACGGCGCGTTCAAGGCGATCCAGAGCGTGGAGTGGTTCGATCCTACCGAATAG
- a CDS encoding branched-chain amino acid ABC transporter permease: MDELIQQIIVGLQAGAVYALIALGYTMVYGVLRLINFAHGEVYMVGAFTALFISRWLQAPAEPAVWKLVVMLLGAMAVCMLLGMSIEYFAYRPLRKQPRIASLITAIGVSLFLQNVAILVFPINPPPAISPDVMPFPPSFSVGAVRVDIGKMTILAMSVLLMFILRWLVMGTKMGRGMRAASHDFDAAALMGVNVNKVVTFTFAVGSALAGAAAMLNATFLGTTLNNVYGLMPGVKAFVAAVLGGIGNIPGAALGGMLMGLAETGVSAIGFSNYRDAVAFVILIVVLLLRPGGLLGSAKAEKV, encoded by the coding sequence ATGGATGAACTGATCCAACAGATCATCGTCGGATTGCAGGCGGGGGCGGTCTATGCACTGATCGCCCTCGGCTACACAATGGTTTATGGAGTGCTCCGGCTCATCAACTTCGCGCACGGCGAGGTGTACATGGTCGGGGCGTTCACCGCACTCTTCATCTCTCGCTGGCTACAAGCTCCTGCCGAGCCGGCCGTATGGAAGTTGGTGGTGATGCTGCTGGGAGCGATGGCCGTGTGCATGCTGCTCGGCATGTCGATCGAGTACTTCGCCTATCGCCCGCTCCGAAAGCAGCCGCGCATCGCCTCTCTCATTACTGCCATCGGCGTCTCGCTCTTTTTGCAGAACGTCGCCATTCTCGTCTTCCCGATCAACCCACCACCTGCCATCTCACCCGACGTGATGCCCTTCCCGCCCTCCTTTTCCGTCGGCGCCGTGCGTGTGGACATCGGCAAGATGACCATCCTAGCCATGTCGGTGCTGCTCATGTTCATCCTGCGTTGGCTGGTGATGGGCACCAAGATGGGGCGTGGCATGCGCGCTGCGTCGCACGACTTCGACGCAGCGGCTCTGATGGGCGTGAATGTTAACAAGGTGGTGACGTTCACCTTCGCCGTGGGCTCTGCGCTAGCTGGTGCTGCGGCCATGCTTAACGCCACCTTCCTGGGCACGACCCTCAACAACGTGTACGGCCTGATGCCCGGCGTCAAAGCGTTCGTGGCGGCGGTGCTGGGCGGCATCGGCAACATCCCCGGCGCCGCCCTCGGAGGCATGCTCATGGGGCTCGCCGAGACCGGCGTCTCGGCGATCGGTTTCTCCAACTACCGTGACGCCGTGGCGTTTGTCATCCTCATCGTGGTGCTGCTACTGCGTCCTGGTGGACTGCTCGGCAGCGCGAAGGCGGAGAAGGTCTGA
- a CDS encoding branched-chain amino acid ABC transporter permease — translation MGRYWTARILSIIAVLVLVWIIGNYVDNYMLKGAAASWRRVIYLCSFYSILAVSLNLINGITGQFSIGHAAFYQVGAYSAAYMSSRVLTESGLPGPLLLLLVTCIGAVFAGLAGWAVGLPSLRLKGDYLAIATLGFGEIVRIIVLNQKWLGGSYGMTGIPGLTQLSYVLLLVVITVAVSRNLCKTGHGLAFLAIREDEVAADAMGVNTTRFKVWAFVIGAALAGAAGSVYGHYEEFLSPDSFKMDVSFIVLTMVVVGGSGSITGSLIAAVTLIALQERLAYISPIPAGQLYGVAVFMLVGALITSGGCRRLRPGRAATFAAWGGTVVAAVILGVVAGKLLSDVSILAPALTKMYRPSDLRMVLFALSLIIIMLARPQGLLGRSEFSLAALGRMLGLGKSTSEARS, via the coding sequence ATGGGGCGCTACTGGACCGCCCGCATCTTGAGCATCATCGCGGTGCTGGTGCTGGTGTGGATTATCGGTAACTACGTAGACAACTACATGCTGAAGGGGGCTGCGGCAAGTTGGCGCCGTGTCATCTACCTCTGCAGCTTCTACAGCATCCTTGCGGTCAGCCTGAACCTCATCAACGGCATCACGGGGCAGTTTTCCATCGGTCACGCCGCCTTCTACCAAGTGGGCGCTTACTCTGCTGCCTACATGTCCTCACGCGTTCTCACGGAATCGGGGTTGCCGGGACCGCTCTTGCTGCTGCTCGTCACGTGCATCGGTGCGGTGTTCGCCGGGCTCGCTGGCTGGGCGGTAGGGTTGCCATCGCTGCGGCTCAAGGGCGACTACTTGGCCATAGCCACACTCGGATTCGGCGAGATCGTGCGCATCATCGTGCTGAACCAGAAGTGGCTGGGCGGGTCCTATGGCATGACGGGCATTCCTGGGTTGACGCAGCTCTCTTATGTCCTCTTGCTCGTCGTCATCACGGTTGCGGTATCACGGAACCTGTGCAAGACCGGGCATGGTTTGGCCTTCCTAGCCATCCGCGAGGACGAGGTGGCGGCCGACGCAATGGGCGTAAACACCACCCGCTTCAAAGTGTGGGCATTCGTGATCGGAGCTGCGCTGGCGGGCGCTGCCGGATCGGTCTACGGACACTACGAGGAGTTCTTGTCGCCAGACTCGTTCAAGATGGACGTATCCTTTATTGTGCTTACCATGGTAGTCGTCGGGGGCTCCGGGAGCATCACGGGTTCGCTCATCGCAGCAGTCACGCTCATCGCCCTGCAGGAACGGCTCGCTTATATCTCGCCGATTCCTGCCGGCCAGCTGTACGGGGTGGCGGTGTTTATGCTGGTTGGGGCGCTCATCACCAGCGGGGGGTGCCGTCGACTACGGCCTGGACGAGCGGCTACATTCGCCGCGTGGGGCGGGACCGTGGTGGCAGCTGTGATCCTAGGAGTGGTAGCCGGGAAGCTCCTAAGCGACGTGTCGATCCTGGCCCCAGCGCTGACCAAAATGTATCGGCCGTCCGACCTACGAATGGTGCTCTTCGCGCTCAGCCTCATCATTATCATGCTGGCACGGCCACAGGGCTTGCTGGGGCGCTCCGAGTTCTCGCTCGCAGCTCTGGGCAGGATGCTGGGCCTGGGCAAATCCACCTCGGAGGCGCGCAGTTGA
- a CDS encoding ABC transporter ATP-binding protein — MTNGPLLRLDQATIRFGGLVAVDRLDLHVHDGQLFGMIGPNGAGKTTAFNMITGVYEPTAGSISFQGKSLVGLRPFQVAARGIARTFQNIRLFGSMTALENVVVGCFLRHRSSLASAIGLLPSALLETQRFRSEAMEMLDLMGLADCASARAADLPYGVQRRLEIARALATRSKLLLLDEPAAGMNPRESEELMQMIRRLRDEFRQTILLIEHDMRVVMGVCERIVVLDHGAKIAEGTPEDIRRDPRVIEAYLGEAN; from the coding sequence TTGACCAACGGCCCGCTGTTGAGGCTTGACCAGGCTACCATCCGCTTTGGCGGCCTGGTGGCTGTGGATAGGCTGGACTTGCACGTTCACGACGGGCAACTCTTCGGCATGATCGGGCCCAACGGCGCCGGCAAGACGACCGCCTTCAACATGATTACGGGCGTGTACGAACCGACCGCAGGCTCCATTAGCTTCCAGGGCAAGTCGCTCGTGGGACTACGACCGTTTCAGGTTGCCGCGCGTGGCATCGCCCGCACGTTCCAGAATATCCGACTCTTTGGCTCGATGACCGCCCTCGAGAATGTCGTAGTGGGCTGCTTCCTGCGACATCGCTCCTCGTTGGCCTCTGCAATCGGACTACTCCCCTCGGCGTTGCTCGAAACTCAGCGTTTCCGGAGCGAGGCCATGGAAATGTTGGACCTGATGGGACTCGCCGACTGCGCTTCGGCCCGAGCAGCAGACCTCCCGTATGGAGTGCAGCGGCGTCTCGAGATTGCCCGCGCACTGGCTACCCGATCAAAGTTGCTCCTGCTCGATGAGCCCGCCGCAGGCATGAACCCCCGCGAGAGCGAGGAGCTGATGCAGATGATCCGGCGCCTGCGCGATGAGTTCAGGCAAACCATCCTACTTATCGAGCACGACATGCGCGTGGTGATGGGAGTGTGCGAACGCATCGTGGTACTGGACCATGGCGCCAAGATCGCAGAGGGTACTCCAGAAGACATCCGGCGGGACCCCCGGGTGATCGAGGCGTACCTCGGTGAGGCCAACTGA
- a CDS encoding DUF5060 domain-containing protein: MLLALLLALTAGADDLRVPMHSSEQLTITEVVCPARAEANRMVEIRVLLKGSYTNPFHRAQVEVTAEISGPRETKWLVPAFFYQDFSRSVIGGRETLKREGDPEWRVRFRPTRAGRWSVKIAAVDLKSRTESKSYRVEVASSQRKGTIQPSKSSPGYLEYEGGEPFFAVGLNLGWPGDRGLDDYEEWFKKLSENGGNLVRVWSFPGWAGLEWSDQQDGTWRRGTYYGLGKYSLDNAWLLDGLLAAAERHGIRVLLCLGTYGELKQDKGFWNEQLWQVNPYNAALGGPCKDPKEFFTDLKARSFYRRRLEYTVARYAAYPSLFGWELWNEVHAPDYWVHEMSRELLAQDPYNHLVTTSYGSEAVWKLGGIGLLTNHLYGDGTRTDLADRIEMLGRENAQFGKPHLLTELGIDFKKPDREFDAQGLAVNLRTGLWQAAASGFAGGALNWWWDNYVAPANLWGVFKPFADAVRQVPWTKSPMRPITFEKTPDGVVCTGVVSDHGGFVWLRSETYTWRDWKGEDATHPPTSLELRGAKDGEWKVIWWDTHRGEELASQQVVARSGAIRLRTEPFTSDLSILLTRVR, translated from the coding sequence ATGCTGCTCGCGCTTCTGCTGGCACTCACAGCGGGGGCAGATGACCTCCGGGTTCCCATGCACTCGTCCGAGCAACTCACCATCACTGAGGTAGTCTGCCCCGCACGGGCAGAGGCTAACCGAATGGTCGAGATTCGGGTGCTCCTGAAGGGCTCGTACACCAACCCTTTCCACCGTGCGCAGGTCGAGGTGACCGCCGAGATCTCGGGACCGAGGGAAACCAAGTGGCTGGTCCCGGCCTTCTTCTACCAGGACTTCTCTCGCTCGGTAATAGGGGGAAGGGAGACGCTGAAACGAGAGGGCGACCCCGAGTGGCGGGTGCGCTTTCGGCCTACGCGCGCGGGCCGATGGAGCGTGAAGATCGCGGCGGTGGACCTGAAATCGCGAACCGAATCCAAGTCGTACCGCGTCGAAGTCGCCTCCTCGCAACGCAAAGGGACCATTCAGCCGAGCAAGTCTTCCCCCGGCTACCTGGAATACGAAGGCGGTGAGCCGTTCTTCGCCGTCGGGCTGAACCTAGGTTGGCCCGGAGACCGGGGCCTGGACGACTACGAGGAGTGGTTCAAGAAGCTCTCGGAAAACGGGGGCAACTTGGTGCGAGTCTGGAGCTTCCCAGGATGGGCAGGCCTAGAGTGGAGCGACCAGCAAGACGGCACCTGGCGCAGAGGTACGTACTACGGACTCGGTAAGTACAGCCTGGATAACGCTTGGCTCTTGGATGGGTTGCTCGCAGCGGCCGAGAGGCACGGTATTCGTGTGCTACTCTGCTTGGGCACCTACGGCGAGCTGAAGCAGGATAAGGGCTTCTGGAACGAGCAGCTATGGCAGGTGAACCCCTACAACGCAGCTCTGGGCGGCCCATGCAAGGACCCGAAGGAGTTCTTCACTGACCTGAAAGCGCGTTCATTCTATCGCCGTCGTCTAGAGTACACCGTGGCTCGGTATGCTGCATACCCTTCGCTTTTCGGCTGGGAGCTGTGGAACGAGGTTCACGCACCCGACTACTGGGTCCACGAGATGTCGCGAGAGTTATTGGCACAGGATCCTTACAACCACCTTGTAACCACAAGCTACGGATCCGAGGCAGTGTGGAAACTCGGCGGGATCGGGCTGCTCACGAACCACCTCTACGGCGATGGCACCCGAACCGATCTGGCCGATCGGATCGAGATGCTGGGCCGAGAGAATGCGCAGTTCGGAAAACCACACTTGCTAACGGAGTTGGGCATCGACTTCAAAAAGCCGGACCGGGAGTTCGATGCTCAGGGGCTTGCTGTCAATTTGCGAACGGGCCTTTGGCAGGCGGCGGCCTCCGGCTTCGCGGGCGGTGCCCTGAATTGGTGGTGGGACAACTACGTTGCGCCCGCCAATCTCTGGGGCGTATTCAAGCCTTTCGCCGACGCAGTGCGGCAGGTGCCATGGACGAAGTCCCCCATGCGACCCATCACCTTCGAGAAGACGCCCGACGGAGTGGTGTGCACGGGGGTCGTGAGCGACCATGGAGGCTTCGTGTGGTTGCGGTCCGAGACCTATACATGGCGCGACTGGAAAGGGGAGGATGCCACGCATCCCCCGACGTCGCTGGAGCTACGTGGAGCCAAGGACGGTGAATGGAAGGTGATCTGGTGGGACACGCACAGGGGTGAGGAACTGGCATCGCAGCAGGTGGTAGCACGTAGCGGAGCGATCCGACTGCGCACCGAACCGTTCACCTCAGACTTGTCAATTTTGCTTACCAGGGTGCGCTGA